GTTgaatctaaactaagggttGAGCTATTAGTTATGTGGTTATAATAATCGGTGTATTATTGACTTGCTTTCCTTCATGTTTATAAAGATCGAAATATGAGTTATGTGTGAAAATATTAAATGTACCGTGAATTGTTTGGCTTTTAAAGTTGTATGAACTTTGGTATGTGAATATATGCTTTAAgtgttttaaattttctttctcttggtatTCATGTTGACTTCACTTAATAATAACAAGTAAATAAATAGCAACATCTTCGCTTGATCACTTTATTTTTATCAATAGGCATAACTAGGCTATGGATCTACAAGTTAGAAATAGAGGACGTGGGAGACCAACTAGGCAACACCCCGAGGGTGGTAGTGATAGGGAACCTGAGGCCAACCCAGGCCATGGTCAGGGAAACGTGGCCGGAGATCCAGTGGCCACCGCAATCAATAGAATAACTGATGTGTTAGAGCGCATGACTGAGCATCAAGCCCATGGAGCGGTGCATCAGCAAGGAGGCCCAATCGATTACGAGGATCGGGCATTAGAGAGATTCCTGAAGTTTGGACCTCCTAAGTTCTACGGAGGCCCAGAACCTGAGGTAGCCGAAGGTTGGTGGGAAAGGATCTCTGATATTTTTGCCGCTCTAAATTATACGGAAGAGAGGCAAGTGACTTTTGCAGCATTCCAGTTTGAAGGAGCtgctcgttcctggtggaacctaATTAGGGTCAATTGGGACAGGAATCATATTCCCAGGACCTGGgcgaacttcacaagggagttcaacgccaaatttcttccacctctcattcaagaaaagagagaggacgacttcataaaatgtaaacaaggggcgatgagtgtcgccgaatatgaagTCCAGTTCACAAAATTGTCCCgatttgctcctgaactgatagccACGGAACAAAGGCGTGTCcggaggtttgtgca
The genomic region above belongs to Coffea arabica cultivar ET-39 chromosome 7c, Coffea Arabica ET-39 HiFi, whole genome shotgun sequence and contains:
- the LOC113732607 gene encoding uncharacterized protein isoform X1, which encodes MDLQVRNRGRGRPTRQHPEGGSDREPEANPGHGQGNVAGDPVATAINRITDVLERMTEHQAHGAVHQQGGPIDYEDRALERFLKFGPPKFYGGPEPEVAEGWWERISDIFAALNYTEERQVTFAAFQFEGAARSWWNLIRVNWDRNHIPRTWANFTREFNAKFLPPLIQEKREDDFIKCKQGAMSVAEYEVQFTKLSRFAPELIATEQRRVRRFVQGLNVEIQEGLAAVRIDTFADAVERAQRVEVARTQVKTYQAKKRFAPSSSREPTYTNAPLAKVGRGTGARGAGGRNNGTNGGPNGRGQPRNAPQGSRAITFLGTCGYCKKPGHTEAGCWRKAGKCLKCGSSEHQIAGCPKIQEDNTLNDEPANIRENRPKVPTRVYAINDQPVPDSSEAVEGYCEEAEFDSQLDI
- the LOC113732607 gene encoding uncharacterized protein isoform X3 — translated: MDLQVRNRGRGRPTRQHPEGGSDREPEANPGHGQGNVAGDPVATAINRITDVLERMTEHQAHGAVHQQGGPIDYEDRALERFLKFGPPKFYGGPEPEVAEGWWERISDIFAALNYTEERQVTFAAFQFEGAARSWWNLIRVNWDRNHIPRTWANFTREFNAKFLPPLIQEKREDDFIKCKQGAMSVAEYEVQFTKLSRFAPELIATEQRRVRRFVQGLNVEIQEGLAAVRIDTFADAVERAQRVEVARTQVKTYQAKKRFAPSSSREPTYTNAPLAKVGRGTGARGAGGRNNGTNGGPNGRGQPRNAPQGSRAITFLGTCGYCKKPGHTEAGCWRKAGKCLKCGSSEHQIAGCPKIQEDNTLNDEPANIRENRPKVPTRVYAINDQPVPDSSEAVEGSGN